ttttctgtatccGACAGTTTTAATTAAAGGTTTTAACTGTGTTCAGACAATGCCATTTCATTTAAGTCATCCTTTACAAAACGAATGTAGTTTTGGATCTCCGAGATGCGCTTGCGATTCCTCTTCACCTCGTCATTGTTTATCTATTAACACAAACAAAAAGAtttgtatatttacattttcttttataaTAAAACATCTTTGTGATCCTGGACAGTTATATTGTAGGTTAAActgtgatataatataatataatataatataatataatataatataatataatattgttaATGAGTCTAAAGTTCAGAGGAAGTGTGTTCATAATCATGTACCGATTTCAGCAGGCCACCCATCCAGCTGTTGATCCGTGTCAGTAGCTCATCCTCCCTGTTATCAATCTTCTGCATGTGGGTGTCATGAGATGCACTCACTGCATTGGTCACTGTGTCTTTATCCACCAagagctacaggaaagcataGGAAATGAGGACAAAGGATCAATAAATAATAAGTGTCTGGCATGTAAATAGTTACCATGGTTTTTGACTTCTTCATTGTTCAGAATGAGTCAACATATTCTTTTCATTAAGTGATCAAGATTGTTTTCCACTGACCATTGCAACATCATCTGGTATTTCCTCCTCTAGCTCATTTTTGACCACCTTTTCCAGTGTTGCCAAGGCAATCTCAAGCTGTTGCTCATGGTGCTGGTTCTCCAGGTCTCGACACAGTGCGAATGTGCGTCAGAGTTAAAGAAACCTCACCCTAAAAACTcttaaaaagcatttttgttatgttttgttgGGTAAAGGATATATCCCTTGCACATATTCAATGAACCCTCCAACCATGTCTGAGATGTTCCTCTCAAAGTCTTTGAAGatgtccttaaaaaaaaaaaaatatttctgaaaCTTCTATTCATTTAGGTGATATGgtatttaatattacattaacaatataGGTCTTTTATTCTGACCTCCAGTTGGTCCACAAGCTGTAGTTCAAGACTCATGAGGGTTTCAGAGAGCTGGTCAGCCTGTTCATGGCAGGAAGTGATGTGAGCTTCAAGTAGCTCGGCATCTGCGATCTCTTGCATTTCCACAATCTTCTGCAATAGAACAGAATTTCATTTGTGAGAAACAACTGGTGAGAAACAGGTTGTCTCATTTTCCTTGTTTGCCTGAGGAGGAAGAAACCAACCTGCCTCCTGGTGTTTTCAAAGTCAGCTGCGATTTGTGCAGCTTTGTGCCGATTGTCAGCCACCGCCTCACGGGAACAGGTAAAAAAGGATTCCACCTCAGCCGTTCTCCGAGTATGCTGAGTCAAACCAGCATCAAATATCTGCACACACAGAGCTTCCATTTTGCTCTTAAATGTAAATGGACTGTCAAGGTAAATGGATTATTTTGAGGCCTTTTTAATTGTTGTTCCCTTATCTTAAAGAGGTCATATTAAGTCTCTACTAGaagttttcatgcttgaatgttcaaaacaaaacaaacaaacaaaacattgtttttcccatatttgacattgttgcagcacctctcttcccagtctgtcagtaacgctctgggTGCGTTTCCCTAACAACGATCTAACTcgctgtttaaagggttagttcaccaaaaactgaaaattcaccctcatgtcgttccacacccgtaagaccttcattcatcttcagaacacaaattaagatatttttgatgaaatccaaaagCTCTCGGACTCCTCCATAggcagcaatttaaccaccacattcaaggtccagaaaggtagtaaaaacaatgttaaaatagtaaatgtgattacagtggttcaaccataaTGTTGTACaatgacgagaatactttatgTGCGCAAAATCAAAAAAATAAGGACAGCTGTTTTTTCAACCACATAACTTTGCAATGCTGTTTGCAAATGTTCATTGGAACTATGGTTTCGGGAACTATGTTGGGGTGCATTTCCCCTAAGTGCTTTTGGGAAGCACACtcctgtttagttcctgtctctatgaagcccctccttctgaaatgCACAATGTTCTCTGATTGGTCCGCTGGATTAGTgtattgtgattggtcaactgcttCGAGCGTTATTGGGAACTGTCACGCCCCTTATCATAACCgcgagtttcaacacactactaacgcAAATCAACCAGGCCTCGTCCCTTTATTCTGGGTATGCCTTGggcaggaattatttaaatcaGGAATACTGTGACGTGTTCGTTCCCAGAAGAGtcatttcagggagttcagaaccAGTgttactgatatagagaataactcccttaggagtgactttgtgctttgtaactttgcagacctctttcatgctcaaacagcaacattacacactaaagaaaattaaaaatgtataaataataaaggttccaaaaggggtTTTTCACACTGATGCCATTTTTCTTTCCCCGaggaacctttcagtgaacagttcttaaaagacccttttttgtgtgtgtgaagaacatttgaataatctaaagaacatttaatttaaagaaaAGTTATATGATGTTAgaggttcttcatggaatcaTCAATGCCAATAATGTAAAGGATATATCTCCAGCAATGCTTCCATTCCAGGGAGGAGAGCCAGTTTCTCTGCATCAGGATCATCAGTAAACATGCTGTTGAAAAGCTGAGGTCCATTCAAGAACTCCACAAATGCGTCCTGTGAAAACAGGAAGCAGTATTTATCCACTAGATTTAAGAGTATATATTTACTAGATTTGTATGTCCGGTAGAAAGAAGTAAGAGGGGTTTTAATACAGCGCAGTGTTTCAATCTCTGTAGTGTAAATCTGACTTATTAAACCTAGAACATTAAAGATTGGTGTTCTTGTATTTGAATGAGATGGATGGCGTGGTAATAGTGGTCACCTTGTGCTGCTGAAGCTCCTCATTGCTGATCTTCTGAGCTTCTATTGCCTGCTGCTCCTGGAGCTCATTGTGTTGCATTTCTTCAACAGCATACTGATACTTTGCAAAGGCAGCTTCACGCTTTATATGTAAGCCAAAATAGTAGAACCAAAATAGAATACAGAACAACAACATTAGGAGAAATGCTATAGCTATTCCTTGTGAAAAAACGTGTTTAAATGAGTAAGGCTCGCAGACCTGGCTTTCAATGCGACTGAGGGTAAacactctatgatattattgcatcctgttaatgtacaaaaacactgaggtgcaaataatatctgccaatatagatagcatctaattaccatttacttttttttttcttttcaaagacCTGAAACTTTTActtggtgtaaatagaatctatagctattttcacttagtgtaaatagcatatcactaagaaaatgctgctattgtcacttagtgcaaatagaatctattgctattttcacttagtgtaaatagtcGCTGCCTACATTTTTATGCAATTGCAattaagtgtctgaaaacattatGTTCAGTATATTAGgttaagtatattatttccatTATAAGTACTATAAAAGTGTGCTAGTGTACTTCTTTTCCACAAGTGATATATCCATACGCTCCACAGCACAATGAACCCTTTAGCTGAGCATACACATGTGGTCGAGTGAAAAACTGAAGTAACGTGTATGGTGTGTTTCTCCCATGTGATCTAGTTTCCCTAGTGTGTCTAATTAGTCACTATGTTCACTTGttctgtcaatcatcttgttaGTTCTCCTAATTATTTAAACCCTGTTTTCTCCCTCATTCTTTGTCTGTTCTCGTCAGTGAAAACGTTAATTTCAATGGTGTTTCTCCTGTATGTTCTTATTAAAGATTATTCTGTATATTCATCATCTTTGTGAGCTTTGATACCACATTACGTGACAACTAAGCCAAGCAAGTGCAATTATATGTAGCTGTGGATCTATGAGAAATGACTTATTAATGTCTCACTAACCGTTTGTTCATCCAGCAGTCTGTAGTCCAGATAAACCAAGTCTGGAAGATATGCTGTCACAAATATCTTATAGTTCTCTTCATCACACATGGGATTTCCCGCGAGGTTGAGAGTGCTTAATTTCTTAAACTTTCTGAGGTATATCACCTGCAGGGTGGGATATGATTCTCTTCAGCTTTATGTTTGACACTTATGAATTACTTCttgtaaattaattattagataGCTGCATATGAAATCAGACCCATTTTCATCATTCTGGCCTGGGATTCCACACTTTCTAAAAATGAATCATCTAAAATATAGCTGGCTTACATTATCCAGTTGAGCAATGGTGTTGTTTCCAATAGAGAGGACGTGCAGATTCTGCAGCGTATCCAGTTTTTCAATGACAGAAATGCGGTTGTTGAACAAACTCAAGTCCTGAAGTTTCACAAGAGAGTCCAGTCCTTCAATCACTTCAATATTATTGAATGACAGATCTGAGGAATACAAGAATTCTGGCTTAGTGTTTGAAGATTCAAACAGACGCACTGCAGATCTGTTTTGATATCAGTCAGACAGTCTGAACTCACCCAGCCA
The window above is part of the Chanodichthys erythropterus isolate Z2021 chromosome 3, ASM2448905v1, whole genome shotgun sequence genome. Proteins encoded here:
- the drc3 gene encoding dynein regulatory complex subunit 3, whose protein sequence is MSWQQDEPKVMDEEMLQQAIVEQGPQGQAGKIAKKEGIQYEEVLQLRLDFMNILKIYHLWNFTSLRKLQLDNNVIEKIEGLENLTNLVWLDLSFNNIEVIEGLDSLVKLQDLSLFNNRISVIEKLDTLQNLHVLSIGNNTIAQLDNVIYLRKFKKLSTLNLAGNPMCDEENYKIFVTAYLPDLVYLDYRLLDEQTREAAFAKYQYAVEEMQHNELQEQQAIEAQKISNEELQQHKDAFVEFLNGPQLFNSMFTDDPDAEKLALLPGMEALLEIFKSKMEALCVQIFDAGLTQHTRRTAEVESFFTCSREAVADNRHKAAQIAADFENTRRQKIVEMQEIADAELLEAHITSCHEQADQLSETLMSLELQLVDQLEDIFKDFERNISDMVGGFIEYVQGIFALCRDLENQHHEQQLEIALATLEKVVKNELEEEIPDDVAMLLVDKDTVTNAVSASHDTHMQKIDNREDELLTRINSWMGGLLKSINNDEVKRNRKRISEIQNYIRFVKDDLNEMALSEHS